From Caldicellulosiruptor hydrothermalis 108, a single genomic window includes:
- the cas5 gene encoding CRISPR-associated protein Cas5, translated as MKFLVFDLKGKFAHFRKFYTNSSSLSYLVPPRTVIEGMVAAILGFERDSYYEVLSAENLLIAVQKIERTYKIVQTVNYIKATTVNELKNPNTHTQVPLEILAGYNGFVGFRVFVMPKDEKIYSLLRARLESGKSEFPIYFGSAPFAAKTEFLGEFEACRWEDSRAGILTVLDAGLIKSLSLELESASSLALMKDRMPCDFDKDRFATKVKTYIHDENLNPIWVDLDSSAQDKVYYIKEFSGDRKECICVM; from the coding sequence ATGAAATTTTTAGTGTTTGACCTCAAAGGCAAGTTTGCCCACTTTAGAAAATTTTATACAAACTCATCATCGCTTTCGTATCTGGTGCCACCGAGGACTGTGATTGAAGGTATGGTTGCAGCTATCTTGGGTTTTGAGAGGGATAGTTATTATGAGGTGCTCTCAGCAGAAAACCTTTTGATTGCAGTACAAAAGATAGAAAGGACATATAAGATTGTACAGACGGTGAACTATATAAAAGCAACAACTGTAAATGAACTAAAAAATCCAAATACCCACACACAGGTGCCGCTTGAGATCTTGGCTGGATACAATGGATTTGTAGGTTTTAGAGTTTTTGTTATGCCAAAAGATGAGAAGATATATTCTCTCTTGAGGGCAAGGCTTGAAAGTGGCAAGTCAGAATTTCCGATATACTTTGGCAGTGCTCCGTTTGCTGCAAAAACTGAGTTTTTGGGTGAATTTGAAGCCTGCAGGTGGGAAGACAGCAGGGCAGGTATTTTAACTGTGCTTGATGCAGGCTTAATAAAATCTCTAAGCTTAGAGTTAGAGTCTGCTTCTTCTCTTGCTCTTATGAAAGACAGGATGCCGTGCGATTTTGACAAAGATAGGTTTGCCACAAAGGTCAAGACGTATATTCACGACGAAAATCTCAATCCTATCTGGGTAGATTTGGATAGCAGTGCGCAGGACAAGGTGTATTATATAAAAGAATTTTCAGGTGACAGAAAAGAATGCATTTGTGTGATGTAA
- the cas7b gene encoding type I-B CRISPR-associated protein Cas7/Csh2: protein MEKKIIDKNSEILFTYDAKLCNPNGDPDEENRPRMDWEKEINLVSDVRVKRYIRDYADDQGIPIYVRKIEGKSVKPEEVIKSVGEDIDELETFIDIRLFGATIPIKKETRTYIGPVQFNWGYSLNKVELLEASITSHFASDEKKQQGAIGKDYRVKYSFIAFSGIVSARRAKETRLTEDDLKFLDRAMKEAIPLQATRSKIGQYPRLYMRVEYVDDKTLLGDLRDYIKLIEVVEKPRKIEDVQLDITALVEFLHKNKDVISKIYYFKHPDLCLVCDGNVVDFKDAFGTFELEEV, encoded by the coding sequence ATGGAAAAGAAGATTATTGATAAGAACAGCGAGATTTTGTTTACCTATGATGCTAAGCTTTGCAATCCAAACGGTGACCCAGATGAGGAAAATCGACCAAGGATGGATTGGGAAAAAGAGATAAACCTTGTGTCAGATGTTCGTGTAAAAAGGTATATCCGTGATTATGCAGACGACCAGGGTATTCCAATTTATGTTCGAAAGATTGAAGGCAAGAGCGTAAAGCCAGAAGAAGTAATCAAAAGCGTAGGAGAAGACATCGACGAGCTTGAGACCTTCATTGACATAAGGCTTTTTGGTGCAACAATACCTATTAAGAAAGAGACGAGAACTTACATCGGGCCTGTACAGTTCAACTGGGGATATTCTCTGAACAAGGTTGAGCTTTTAGAAGCATCTATCACAAGCCATTTTGCAAGCGATGAGAAAAAACAGCAGGGTGCTATAGGCAAAGACTACAGAGTGAAATACTCTTTCATAGCTTTTTCTGGAATAGTGAGCGCAAGAAGAGCAAAAGAGACTAGACTTACAGAAGATGACCTAAAGTTTTTGGATAGAGCAATGAAAGAAGCAATTCCACTTCAGGCAACCAGAAGCAAGATAGGTCAGTATCCGAGGCTTTACATGAGAGTAGAGTATGTAGATGATAAGACCTTGCTTGGAGACCTCAGAGATTACATTAAACTCATTGAGGTTGTCGAAAAACCGCGAAAAATTGAAGACGTTCAGCTTGACATCACAGCCCTGGTTGAGTTTTTGCATAAGAACAAGGATGTAATTTCAAAGATTTACTATTTCAAGCACCCCGACCTTTGCCTTGTTTGCGATGGCAATGTTGTGGACTTTAAAGATGCATTTGGTACTTTTGAGCTTGAAGAAGTTTAG
- a CDS encoding TIGR02556 family CRISPR-associated protein, whose translation MIEEIVEIGDVLIGDASGNDAYLSVLTEDIEVPSGDEKRYVAKIDFSTNEKKINIDCAEEIDDETAKKYVYVGSAEGANSSQWFASTTSFAYFLTETIPNLVECEIPVVSDICKKILDMYFVKVKEYLSKSSELIDEEKRYLQQKIEKKYVYFLDTDNIVVNDNKRLTEKPLSQIYKELINNAKSTDKIFKQLRDIFTKECTNGLKKLTELKPQQIGLYVLCVDGKPLTSYPEYIDAVIAYKRQVKKGTEKTKKKQKEGNICYICLDTDNLSFEGFKKTKFKYFTTNQNIFASYLDQKNYAKNITVCEKCLLKLVAGDIFLRNKLKTQLGSFDVYVLPTFVYTSAKLTKNYLEELSQNITNSLNTAWNYNSLEKLRDDIYNFLSYFDQNHYFLLNLIFYREAQASTKIIRFIPDINPSIFDKIYNAASKVFSQYTDLIGNDPSFKISLESIYYSVPIRLKNISESKESQRLLNIYDAIFSGKRIARDVLIENFIKAVGVVVYGKEGYNLSKFIGNDIASMVIRMVFVIRFLEILDCLEVKRGMDVAQLNLSDDLKSYIQQMNYDEPKTALFLLGVLIGEIGAKQYLATKDRQDDSAGHKPILNKINYNGIDKPKLIRLCNDVHNKLRQEKILPYTEMIFAEMKRLLDKHIDSWKLDKYETLFYILSGYAYKTQKVILNASSNSQDTSN comes from the coding sequence TTGATAGAGGAAATAGTTGAGATTGGTGATGTTCTAATTGGTGATGCATCTGGAAATGATGCCTATTTATCTGTTCTTACAGAAGATATTGAGGTTCCATCTGGGGATGAAAAGAGATATGTTGCAAAAATTGACTTTTCTACAAATGAGAAAAAGATTAATATAGACTGTGCTGAAGAAATTGATGATGAAACTGCTAAAAAATATGTTTATGTTGGTTCGGCAGAAGGGGCAAATTCGTCACAATGGTTTGCTTCTACGACATCTTTTGCATATTTTCTAACAGAAACCATTCCAAACCTTGTTGAATGTGAAATACCTGTAGTATCTGACATATGTAAAAAAATATTGGATATGTATTTTGTCAAAGTCAAAGAATATCTAAGCAAGTCTTCTGAACTTATCGATGAAGAAAAGAGGTATTTGCAGCAGAAGATAGAGAAAAAATACGTTTATTTTTTAGATACTGACAATATAGTGGTAAATGACAACAAGAGATTGACTGAAAAGCCGCTATCACAGATTTACAAAGAACTAATTAACAATGCAAAATCAACAGATAAGATTTTTAAGCAATTGAGAGATATTTTTACAAAGGAATGTACAAATGGATTAAAGAAATTAACAGAGCTAAAACCTCAGCAAATAGGCTTATATGTACTTTGCGTTGATGGAAAGCCTTTGACAAGCTATCCAGAGTATATTGACGCTGTTATTGCATACAAACGCCAGGTCAAAAAAGGCACAGAAAAGACTAAAAAGAAGCAAAAAGAAGGTAATATATGTTATATATGTTTGGACACAGATAACTTATCATTCGAAGGATTTAAAAAGACAAAGTTTAAATATTTTACGACAAACCAGAATATATTTGCATCTTATCTTGACCAAAAGAACTATGCCAAGAACATAACTGTATGCGAAAAATGTCTTTTAAAGCTTGTGGCAGGAGATATATTTTTAAGAAATAAACTTAAAACCCAGCTTGGCTCTTTTGATGTATATGTTCTGCCAACTTTTGTTTACACAAGTGCAAAGCTAACAAAAAACTATTTAGAAGAACTTTCCCAAAATATCACGAATTCGTTGAACACTGCATGGAACTATAACAGCCTGGAAAAACTGCGAGATGATATATACAACTTTCTTTCATATTTCGACCAAAACCACTATTTTTTACTGAACCTGATTTTTTACAGAGAAGCACAAGCAAGTACAAAGATAATAAGGTTTATACCCGACATCAATCCTTCAATTTTCGACAAAATTTACAATGCAGCATCAAAAGTTTTTTCTCAATATACTGACCTCATTGGGAATGACCCTTCTTTTAAGATTTCCCTTGAAAGCATCTATTACAGCGTCCCAATAAGGCTCAAAAACATAAGTGAGAGCAAAGAATCGCAAAGGCTTTTGAACATCTACGATGCTATTTTTTCTGGCAAGAGAATAGCAAGAGATGTTCTCATAGAAAACTTCATAAAGGCAGTAGGTGTTGTTGTTTACGGGAAAGAAGGGTATAACCTTTCAAAGTTTATAGGAAACGACATTGCTTCAATGGTTATCAGAATGGTTTTTGTTATAAGATTTTTAGAAATTTTGGATTGTCTGGAGGTGAAAAGAGGGATGGATGTTGCGCAGCTGAATTTGTCCGACGATCTCAAAAGCTATATTCAACAAATGAATTATGATGAGCCAAAGACAGCTCTGTTTTTGCTTGGAGTTTTGATTGGCGAGATAGGAGCAAAACAATATCTTGCTACCAAAGATAGGCAAGACGACTCTGCTGGGCACAAACCAATTTTGAACAAGATAAATTACAATGGGATTGACAAGCCAAAGCTTATAAGACTGTGCAATGATGTTCACAACAAGCTGAGGCAGGAAAAGATTTTGCCATACACCGAGATGATTTTTGCCGAGATGAAGAGGCTTTTAGACAAGCACATAGATTCATGGAAGCTTGACAAGTATGAAACTCTTTTTTACATTCTCTCAGGTTATGCATACAAAACTCAAAAGGTTATATTAAATGCTTCTTCAAACTCTCAGGATACATCTAATTAA
- a CDS encoding Rpn family recombination-promoting nuclease/putative transposase, with translation MSSEIPPMEHDTTFKFLLKDKKELLVLVKDILRYSWADEIDEESIEFDDSEFVTQQLSQLRADIVAKAKLKGREVYFYILIENQSTVKRDMAQKILKYMVSLWWKELSKGAENLPPVIPIVVYNGTKEKWNLSTDLMEAFETFKDDVFRYRVVDVSEVDVKKILQEEKDLLTPIIFYLEQVREDRDELIRRLLEVEKNVEKLSNENVDRFLRWAYYIIRPRLLEEQKEEYERVAERVKQGGGKNMGEFISNVARLLDEARAKDFNLGLQQGLQQGIRESQIRIAKKMIQKGIRDEEIAELTELDIEEIKRLRKELLN, from the coding sequence TTGAGCTCTGAAATTCCACCAATGGAGCATGATACCACTTTTAAGTTCTTGCTCAAAGACAAAAAAGAGCTACTTGTGCTTGTAAAAGACATTCTCAGATACAGCTGGGCAGATGAAATAGATGAGGAGTCTATAGAATTTGATGACAGCGAATTTGTAACACAGCAGCTATCCCAGCTCAGAGCCGATATTGTTGCAAAAGCAAAGCTAAAAGGAAGAGAAGTATATTTTTATATCCTGATAGAGAACCAGTCGACAGTGAAAAGGGATATGGCACAGAAGATACTGAAGTACATGGTAAGCCTGTGGTGGAAGGAACTTAGCAAAGGGGCAGAGAACCTTCCGCCTGTTATACCCATAGTTGTGTACAACGGAACAAAGGAAAAATGGAATCTTTCTACTGATTTAATGGAAGCATTTGAGACTTTCAAGGATGATGTATTCAGATACAGAGTAGTAGATGTGTCTGAAGTAGATGTCAAAAAGATTCTTCAAGAGGAGAAGGACTTGCTAACGCCGATAATATTTTATTTAGAGCAGGTAAGAGAAGACAGGGATGAGCTTATAAGAAGGCTTTTAGAGGTTGAGAAGAATGTAGAGAAACTGAGCAATGAGAACGTAGACAGATTTTTAAGGTGGGCATATTACATAATACGACCGAGGCTGCTGGAAGAGCAAAAAGAGGAGTATGAAAGGGTAGCAGAAAGAGTTAAACAAGGGGGTGGCAAAAATATGGGTGAATTTATATCAAATGTAGCAAGACTTCTTGATGAAGCAAGAGCAAAAGATTTCAACCTTGGACTGCAACAAGGTTTGCAACAAGGTATTCGTGAAAGTCAAATTAGAATAGCTAAGAAGATGATACAAAAGGGTATAAGAGATGAAGAGATAGCAGAGCTGACCGAACTTGATATTGAGGAGATAAAGAGATTGAGAAAAGAGCTTTTGAATTGA